A single region of the Nocardioides aurantiacus genome encodes:
- a CDS encoding class I SAM-dependent methyltransferase, translated as MDAAAWDERYAAAPLVWSAGPNAFVERDLADLTPGTALDLGSGEGRNARWLASRGWHVTALDFSPVGLDKGRRLAAEHDPPLEVDWVVGDVLSAPLPGALDLVVVAYLQLPAAERRTTLRRAWDALAPGGTLHLVAHDATNLHEGTGGPQDARVLCTAADVLEDLADQDPEVVHAGRVTRTVAAPDGHGDAGTAYDALVHLRRR; from the coding sequence GTGGACGCCGCCGCTTGGGACGAGAGGTACGCCGCGGCGCCGCTGGTGTGGTCCGCCGGACCCAACGCCTTCGTCGAGCGCGACCTCGCCGACCTGACGCCCGGCACCGCCCTCGACCTGGGCTCCGGCGAGGGGCGCAACGCCCGCTGGCTGGCCTCGCGGGGCTGGCACGTCACCGCGCTGGACTTCTCGCCCGTCGGCCTGGACAAGGGTCGACGGCTGGCCGCCGAGCACGACCCGCCCCTCGAGGTCGACTGGGTGGTCGGCGACGTGCTGAGCGCCCCGTTGCCGGGCGCGCTCGACCTGGTGGTGGTGGCCTACCTCCAGCTGCCGGCGGCCGAGCGGCGTACGACGCTGCGGCGGGCGTGGGACGCCCTGGCGCCCGGCGGCACGCTGCACCTCGTCGCGCACGACGCGACCAACCTCCACGAGGGCACCGGCGGGCCGCAGGACGCGCGCGTGCTCTGCACCGCGGCCGACGTGCTGGAGGACCTCGCCGACCAGGACCCCGAGGTCGTCCACGCGGGCCGGGTGACGCGCACGGTCGCCGCACCCGACGGGCACGGCGACGCAGGCACGGCGTACGACGCCCTGGTGCACCTGCGCCGCCGCTGA
- a CDS encoding Asp23/Gls24 family envelope stress response protein: MAEVETLPAPEERGRTVIADRVVERIASAAAGEVESTVDSRGGFGRLVRGRLPSAEAVVAGRTSRISVEVGAVWPASLSQLTARVRDHVGERVHTLTGVEVTAVDVTVADVVHSTAPSRRVL; the protein is encoded by the coding sequence GTGGCTGAGGTCGAGACCCTGCCGGCCCCCGAGGAGCGCGGCCGCACGGTCATCGCCGACCGGGTCGTGGAGCGCATCGCCTCGGCCGCTGCGGGCGAGGTCGAGTCGACCGTGGACTCGCGTGGCGGCTTCGGCCGTCTCGTCCGCGGCAGGCTCCCCAGCGCCGAGGCCGTCGTGGCCGGCCGCACCTCGCGCATCTCCGTCGAGGTCGGGGCGGTCTGGCCCGCGTCGCTCTCCCAGCTCACCGCGCGCGTCCGCGACCACGTCGGGGAGCGGGTCCACACCCTCACCGGTGTCGAGGTCACGGCGGTCGACGTCACCGTCGCCGACGTGGTCCACAGCACCGCCCCCTCCCGTCGCGTCCTGTGA
- a CDS encoding RNA polymerase sigma factor: MSDEGEATTSDVAAATQQALARRAGLGDRAAYEELFRRLFPATYRFALRMLDHETALADDAVQEAWVKAWRGLPDFRGTSTFSTWLFSIVSREALEVRRRRRPVAVDSEILEPIIDRSTHRAAASQDPAQSVLAAELWETLNLALLELPWRQRASWLLRELEGFSYDEIARVLDTTPGVVRGQLHRARRTLAIRMEQWR; the protein is encoded by the coding sequence GTGTCCGACGAGGGTGAGGCGACGACGTCCGACGTCGCCGCGGCCACGCAGCAGGCGCTCGCACGGCGCGCCGGGCTGGGCGACCGCGCGGCCTACGAGGAGCTGTTCCGTCGGCTCTTCCCCGCCACCTACCGCTTCGCGCTGCGGATGCTCGACCACGAGACCGCCCTGGCCGACGACGCGGTCCAGGAGGCCTGGGTCAAGGCCTGGCGCGGCCTGCCCGACTTCCGCGGCACGTCGACCTTCTCGACCTGGCTGTTCTCGATCGTCTCCCGCGAGGCCCTGGAGGTACGCCGCCGCCGCCGGCCGGTCGCCGTGGACAGCGAGATCCTCGAGCCGATCATCGACCGCTCCACCCACCGCGCCGCGGCCTCGCAGGACCCGGCCCAGTCGGTGCTGGCCGCGGAGCTGTGGGAGACGTTGAACCTCGCCCTGCTGGAACTACCGTGGCGACAGCGGGCCAGCTGGCTGCTGCGCGAGCTCGAGGGTTTCTCCTACGACGAGATCGCGCGGGTACTGGACACCACCCCCGGAGTCGTCCGTGGCCAGCTGCACCGGGCCCGACGAACCCTCGCGATCAGGATGGAGCAGTGGCGATGA
- a CDS encoding Asp23/Gls24 family envelope stress response protein — translation MTDKSVEKTATPSTLVGKDGRTTIADTVVSKIAGIAAREVAGVHALGGGAARAVGALRERIPGSSTNHSQGVSVEVGERQAAVDVQLVAEYGVSLADLATGIRRNVISSIERMTGLEVTEVNIEIQDVHLETEERTEDTSSEPRVQ, via the coding sequence ATGACCGACAAGTCCGTAGAGAAGACCGCCACCCCCAGCACCCTCGTGGGCAAGGACGGCCGCACCACGATCGCCGACACCGTGGTCTCGAAGATCGCCGGCATCGCCGCCCGTGAGGTCGCCGGCGTCCACGCCCTCGGTGGCGGCGCCGCCCGCGCCGTCGGCGCGCTCCGCGAGCGCATCCCCGGCAGCAGCACCAACCACTCGCAGGGCGTCTCCGTCGAGGTCGGCGAGCGCCAGGCCGCGGTCGACGTGCAGCTGGTCGCGGAGTACGGCGTGAGCCTGGCCGACCTGGCCACCGGCATCCGCCGCAACGTGATCTCCTCGATCGAGCGCATGACCGGGCTCGAGGTCACCGAGGTCAACATCGAGATCCAGGACGTGCACCTGGAGACCGAGGAGCGCACCGAGGACACCTCGAGCGAGCCGCGCGTCCAGTGA
- a CDS encoding thioredoxin family protein has product MPTLELTGENFESSVSEHDVLFVDFWASWCGPCRQFAPTYEAASEAHPDLAFGSVNTEEQHALAAAAQVTSIPTLMAFREGVLVFSQPGALPPAALDQLIAAVRDLDMDDVRRQLAQQQQSDQPGQQG; this is encoded by the coding sequence ATGCCGACCCTCGAGCTGACCGGTGAGAACTTCGAGTCCAGCGTCTCGGAGCACGACGTCCTCTTCGTCGACTTCTGGGCGAGCTGGTGCGGCCCGTGCCGCCAGTTCGCCCCGACCTACGAGGCCGCCTCCGAGGCGCACCCGGACCTCGCGTTCGGGTCGGTGAACACCGAGGAGCAGCACGCGCTGGCCGCCGCGGCCCAGGTGACCTCGATCCCCACGCTGATGGCCTTCCGCGAGGGCGTCCTGGTCTTCTCCCAGCCCGGCGCGCTGCCGCCGGCCGCGCTCGACCAGCTGATCGCGGCGGTGCGCGACCTCGACATGGACGACGTCCGCCGCCAGCTCGCCCAGCAGCAGCAGTCCGACCAGCCCGGGCAGCAGGGCTAG
- a CDS encoding FkbM family methyltransferase gives MATARELRRTLRHLRFHVRFATRSHVPGARGLLRDYLRLRLLEKVQPGRRRPVEVAGHTVHFTDLATLRWLFREVYLSRDYEVPPEVPVHSIVDAGANIGLATLFFRDRHPDARIVCFEPDPRSYACLVRNLEVNGITGVTAHNTGLAEERGTVVLFVNPAVADSSQSISPSFASSLLDGGTPDRLEIQVAPLAEFLDEPVDLMKLDVEGAELGALRGAGEGLRDVARIYMEYHNVPESPLHEVLEVLAATGHDYAVTSPVRAELGAVTTIRSTRVDDARQRR, from the coding sequence GTGGCCACTGCTCGCGAGCTGCGTCGGACCCTGCGTCACCTCCGGTTCCACGTCCGCTTCGCGACCCGGAGCCACGTGCCGGGCGCGCGTGGCCTGCTGCGCGACTACCTGCGTCTGCGCCTGCTCGAGAAGGTCCAGCCCGGGCGTCGCCGCCCGGTCGAGGTGGCGGGGCACACGGTCCACTTCACCGACCTGGCCACGCTGCGGTGGTTGTTCCGCGAGGTCTACCTGAGCCGCGACTACGAGGTGCCTCCCGAGGTCCCGGTGCACTCGATCGTGGACGCCGGCGCCAACATCGGGCTCGCGACCCTGTTCTTCCGTGACCGCCACCCCGACGCGCGCATCGTGTGCTTCGAGCCGGACCCGCGGTCGTACGCCTGCCTGGTGCGCAACCTCGAGGTGAACGGCATCACCGGCGTCACCGCCCACAACACCGGCCTCGCCGAGGAGCGCGGGACGGTGGTGCTGTTCGTGAACCCGGCCGTGGCCGACTCCAGCCAGTCCATCAGCCCCAGCTTCGCGAGCTCGCTGCTGGACGGCGGCACACCCGACCGGCTCGAGATCCAGGTCGCGCCGCTGGCGGAGTTCCTCGACGAGCCGGTCGACCTGATGAAGCTCGACGTCGAGGGCGCCGAGCTGGGCGCGCTGCGGGGTGCGGGCGAAGGACTGCGCGACGTCGCCCGGATCTACATGGAGTACCACAACGTCCCCGAGTCGCCACTGCACGAGGTGCTGGAGGTGCTGGCCGCGACCGGTCACGACTACGCCGTGACGTCGCCCGTGCGGGCCGAGCTCGGTGCCGTCACCACGATCCGGTCGACGCGGGTGGACGACGCGCGGCAGCGCCGCTGA